The DNA segment ACTGGTAAAGAGATTCCCGCATATTCTTTTTGAAGGATGTTCTGCCGGAGGAAACAGGTTTGATCTTGGTATTTTAAGCTTCTTCCCTCAGATATGGGCAAGTGATGATACGGATGCAGTTTGCAGGGCAGAGATTCAAAACGGTTATAGTTACGGCTATCCGATGAATACAGTCAGTGCCCATGTTTCTGCCTGTCCAAATCATCAGACTTTGCGGACAACACCACTTGAAACAAGATTTAATGTTTCTGCATTCGGTGTATGCGGTTATGAATGTAATCTTGCAGAGATGAAAAAGGATGAGGTTGCTGCTGTAAAGGCCCAGATTGAATTGTATAAAAAGTGGCGGGAAGTTTTACAGACCGGTGATTTTTATCGAAGCAGAAATTTTCTTACATCAAATACAACGGAATGGATTTGTGTTTCTAAGGATAAGAAAAAAGCTGTAGGATTTATGATGCAGAAGCTTGTTCGTCCAAATACCCGCTATGAATGTTTTAAAGCTCATGGTCTGGATCCTGATGCAGAATATCATTTTTATAGTTTTGGTATGAAATACAATATTAAGAATTTCGGTTCACTGGTAAATACAGTTTCTCCAATACATATAAAACAGGATTCTCTTCTTGAAGATATTATTGCAAAGTTTGTAAAGATTGACGGAGAAACAGAAGACTGTCTTGTTAACGGAGATACTTTAATGTACAGCGGCGTAAAATTAAAGCAGGCTTTTGCGGGAACAGGTCTTAATGAAGAAACCAGGTATTACCCTGACTTTGGTTCCCGACTTTACTTTATGGAGTGTTAAAAAAATCAATTTGATAAAAGGACTGATTCTTTTGGAGTAAGGGAGTCAGTCCCTTTTTTAGAGTTTTATCATTTAGTAAATTTATTTTTATCCCAGGTTCTTAACTTCTTCAATAGAAAGTCCTGTGCATTTTACTATAGTTTCGATTGGAATTTTTTCTACCAGCATGTTTTTTGCAGTTTGTATTTTTGCTTCACGGGCTCCTTCTGTTAATCCTTCCTTTCTGCCGGCTTCCATTATATCGTAATCATGTAAATTCACCGCCATATACCTCGCTATGAATTCTTCGTTTTTGATAGTCTCACGGACCTTCTGTAAAAGAGATTTTGTAAAACTGCTTTCTGCCTTGTTGTTGCAGATAAATTTGAAGAAACTTTTTAGTTCTTCATTTTCAGTTTTATCCCATGCACTAGCATTATAAAATACTTTTACGGTTTTGTCTGTTTTATTTGTAATTTCGGTTTCCAGGCAGGTACTTTTAAATGTATAGCAGGGAAGTTTTTTTCCAAGGGGATCATTCTTACAGATAAAGATGATGAAGCTTTCGGGAAGATCTTTATAGATGTGACCCTTTAAAAGGTTATCAACATCTATCATGCTTTGATAGTAACGGCTGCGTAATAATATTTCATCATAAGTATTATTCTGCATTTCGATATCATAAACTTTGTCTGAATCTTTAATATAAACATCAAAACGAACTCCATGGGATTCATAAGTTGGCTTGATGGTTTTTTGAAGTTCCGGGTATTCAATGTGGTCTACCTTTATTTTTAAGAGACGTTCAATTACACCGGCACAAAGTTCAGGATCCTTAAGGACTTCACCGAACATATAGTCATCAGTAAAAGTTAATTTGTTTAATGGCTTAAAACGGCTGGATTCTTTCATTTCTTCTCCAATAGTTAAGAATTTTTATAATAAGATTTTCTTCAAAAAAAGTTGTTTGTAGCTTTCTTCATCAGAAGAAATTCCTCTGTATATATATATTTTCCTCGACAGGAAAAAAAACACACAATTCCATAAAAAAATAGAAGTTTTATTTAAAAATTTGTAAGTGTACACTAAACTCAAAACTCATTTTTTCTATGTTATTGCAGGATTGCTGGCTTGTGCCTTTCATGGAAGTTATTCGGATTTGGTTATTTGGGGCATTGTAAATATTATTTTTGCAATATTGGATTTTATAAGTATTAGGGTAGAAAAAAAGAATAATAAAACTGATTCAATAGATAATGCAGAAAGTAAACTTTCTCAATAAATAAGTATACTCAAAAACGGCAGTAAAAAATATGGCTGCCGTTTTTTGCTTAAGGGGGTATTAGAAATTATATCTATACTTAAATCCTACGGAAACTTTAGGAATGAACATGACCGCCGACTTATAGAACTGGCTCCAGGCATCTCCTAAATCACAGTAATACCATGACATATCAATATTGATTATTCCGTTGTGAGGATAGTTATCTATTACCGGAATATCCCAGCCTAAGGACAGAGTCGGATAGCAGAATGGAAGAGAAATATCACTGTTGTAGTCTGCCATAAGATAGTGGATCAGGTTTCCCCCTGCCGTTATATAAAATGTATCTCCATGAAATCCAAGAAATACAGTCGGAATATATGTGTCATAGTTTTTGTTTATTTCTTTATTGCCGTTTTCATCCGTATCTTCAAAGACTCCGATTGTGTGAAATCCCTTAAAACCGACATAAAGTCTGTCATAGCAG comes from the Treponema rectale genome and includes:
- a CDS encoding Rpn family recombination-promoting nuclease/putative transposase; translation: MKESSRFKPLNKLTFTDDYMFGEVLKDPELCAGVIERLLKIKVDHIEYPELQKTIKPTYESHGVRFDVYIKDSDKVYDIEMQNNTYDEILLRSRYYQSMIDVDNLLKGHIYKDLPESFIIFICKNDPLGKKLPCYTFKSTCLETEITNKTDKTVKVFYNASAWDKTENEELKSFFKFICNNKAESSFTKSLLQKVRETIKNEEFIARYMAVNLHDYDIMEAGRKEGLTEGAREAKIQTAKNMLVEKIPIETIVKCTGLSIEEVKNLG